In the Arthrobacter sp. Soc17.1.1.1 genome, CCCATAGCCTGGACTTCCTGGCCACGTCCGGCTGGGCATTGCTGGTGTCATTCCCCCTGGTCATTCTCGCCGCGTGCGTCAGCTTCGCGAAGGCTCGACGCCGGAAGGCTGAGTTCACGAAGTACCGTGCCATTGTCGATTCGCTCAAGGATGAGCTCGAGCAGGTCAAGCGTCAGATCGCGGCCGGATACCCCGCCCATCCGGCACGTTCCGCGGGCGAAGAGGATCACCGTCTATCTAGCCCTAAGCCCTATCCCGTGTCCAAGCCGGCGCGGATGCCGGTGGCTTCGGCCTGCTACTGCCTCTGGCGCGGACCAGGACAACCCCCGTCGACACCACGCCGTGAGCGTGCCGCGGCGTCGAGTAGCTTGACCACTTCGTCGTCCTCGGTGGTTGAGAAGTCGTTGTAGTAGCAGCTCACGGCCTCGAATCTCCGCGGTGCAACGAGGCTCACGATCGCGTCCGCCTCCGTGAACGAGGCCACCGTCGATGCCGGCGCTACTGGTACCGCCAGGATCACACGTGCCGCGCCGAGTTGCTTTGCCACCTGGCACGCCGCCCGCGCAGTGGAGCCGGTGGCCATGCCGTCGTCCACGACGACGACGATACGCCCGTCGACATCTGTCCGGGGTCTTCCGTGCCGGTACCGGGTCCGGCGCTCCTCCAGGAGGGCGCGTTCATTCGTCTCGACCGTTCGCAGGTCCTCCTCCGTGACATGAGCCTGCGAAAGGACGTGCGCATCGAGGATCCGGGTGCCGCCCTCCCCAACGGCGCCCATGGCAACCTCTGGCCGGAACGGAACCCCCAGCTTCCGCACCACGATCACGTCCAGTGGCGCACCAAGGATTTTCGCCACCTCGAAGGCGACCGGAACACCGCCGCGGGGCAGACCCAGCACCACCACGTCCTGACCCCGTAGCCCTGCGAGCCTGTGTCCCAACCGCCGTCCGGTGTCCGTCCTGTCCACGAAGGTTCGGGACTCTTTCCTCGGCACGCTGTCCTCCTTGGGTGGTCGGCGGCCTTCATCCGGCGTCTGCACATTGAAGGCGGCGGCCTTGTGTCGCGTGATGACGGCTCGATCGCTCCTTCCTAGGGTTCCATCTTCAGTCAGCTTCAGGGCTGCTGTTCAGAGTCTTTCGTCCGCGCCTTCAGAGCAATTCACAGCGTGTCGGGAACGGGGCGTCCCGGGAAGAGCATGGCGTACTGCCTGCGATACAGCCGGCGTCCTACGAGACGGTAGGCGAGGCGGACCGGCGGCGGGATTGCCTTGAAGAACTCCTCCCGCTCGCCGGGCGGATTCGTGGCCAGCACCATCCCGAGGTACCCGACCAGGAACTTCTTGTCGAACGTCTCCACACCGTGCTTGCCGATCTCCTGCCCCTCCTTCTCGGTCATCACTCTGTCCACAGCGGGCATCACCTCGGTGACCTCGCGGCGCAGGTGCACCTGGAGGACGGTGGACAGCTCCTCGTACCGATCAGCGAGGTCCGCTCTCATGCTTGCGTCGGCTGTTTCCATCCAGCCCAAGCGGACCGGCTCGATACTCTCGAGCCGTTGCGTGACCTGCCTGTGCTGCCCGAGCATCTGCTCTATGTGCAGGGCGCACCCCGGTGCTCTTTCCGCCAGCCGTGGGTACATGAGGAGGTCCTCGCCTTCATGATGCACATGGAGCACCTTGTCGAAGTTCCCCAGTACCTCGCCTACGTAGGCGGCGCGGGCGGTGTCACCGGGCGCGACGGATCTCACCAGGTCGGGCGCCTCGTCGTACGCCCACAGGAAAAAGCGGTGAATCCGCCGCATGCTCGCCGATCCCGTGCAGAGAACGGGCCCTGATGGTACTGGCGCTGCAGTCTCGCCGGGTCTCATGGTGAAGAAGTCGGTCATGGGATTGCCCCTCACGAAGTTGGTCGAGACCAAGTCCTTCCCCGGCAGGATCCTAGGCTTCGCTTCCGCTTCGCACAATGGCCGCCCAGCACCCTGCGCCACCGAGGCCGAAGGCATCTCAGGCTCAGCAGGGACGCCAGCTCTTCCCGCCCGGCGCGTAGCAACGGGGTCCGATGTAGCCGGGGTAGGGATTCCCGGCCGCAGGGGAGCGGGAGGGATGTACTGCTGAGCGGGCGGAGTGTCACCGGTGTGCCCTGTATTCTGCAAAGACTTGTCTCATCACGATGCCGCCCAACTCTGCGGTGGCATCGACACTTCCGGGGGTTCCCATCAATTTGTTTCCGCATCCGCCTGCCCAAAAACTGTCGAGGCGTTCAATGGCGCCGTGGTCCGCGCCGTTCCTCGCGGGAGCGGCCGCTATCGCCCTCCTCGCAGGATGTGCCACCACACCGGCTTCGGACTCGGCGGCGGTCGCCGAACCGGCCGTGCAGGCCAGCCAGTCCAGCACGGCAACGGAGTCCGCAACACCGTCGGCGACGCCATCCCCGACAGCGAGCGCCACGCCGTCGGACGTAGCCCCGCTGGATTCCGAGACGGTCCCGGACGTGACCGGCACGCCCCGTGCTCCGTCGGATCAGCCGGCCTTCGACACCACGGCGCTCGCGCTGCTGGAGACCCTGCCCGTCAAGGGCCGTGCACCGAAGACGGGGTACGACCGCGAGCAGTTCGGCCAGGCCTGGGCCGACGTCGACCGCAACGGCTGCGACACCCGCAACGACATGCTCAACCGCGACCTGACGGACATCGTCCACGCGAACTCGGTGTCCTGCAAGGTGCAGTCGGGCCTGCTCGACGACCCGTACACAGGGACCGAGATCCCGTTCCTGCGGGGCCAGGCGACGAGCAGTGACGTGCAGATCGACCACGTCGTCGCGCTCTCCGACGCCTGGCAGAAGGGTGCGCAGCAGCTCACCGCCGAGCAGCGCCTCGCCTTCGCCAACGATCCGCTGAACCTGCAGTCCACGGACGGTCCCACCAACCAGCAGAAGAGCGACGGCGACGCCGCCACCTGGCTGCCGCCGAACAAGGGCTACCGCTGTGAGTACGTGGCACGTCAGATTTCAGTCAAGGCGACCTACACACTGTGGGTCACCCAGGCCGAGCACGATGCCATGGCGAGCATCCTGTCCAATTGCAACGGCATCCTCGCGCCGACCAACCAGATGGCCCCGTCGGTGGCAGCACCGGTGGAACCGGTCGAGGAAGCAGCTCCGGTCGTGGAGCCCGTAGCTCCTGCCCCGGCGCCCGTCGTGCCGGAACCGGTGGCACCGCCCGTCGTCGAGCCCGCACCGGTAGCTCCGGCTCCAGCGCCGGTGGCTCCTGCCCCCGTGGCGCCCTACCCGAACTGCGATGCTGTCCGCGCAGCGGGCGCTGCCCCGATCTACGCGGGTAGCCCCGGTTTCCAGTCGAAGCTCGACCGCGACGGCGACGGAGTCGCCTGCGAATAGCAGCAGAACCGAACACGACGACGGCGGGGCAGTCACCTCAGGTGACTGCCCCGCCGTCGTCGTCCAGCATAAAGCCCTACATGCTCCAGGGCTCCGCGTGGATGTCCGTCTCGTCGGACCAGCGGCGCTGCAGGGCGAAGAGCTCGTCCACGATGTCCTGCGGCAGCGGCGTGATGTCCTGGCTGAAGGAGAGCAGTTCCTTCAGGTTCTCCTCGCGGCTCGTCGAGCCCACGGTGGAGACCACCTGCGGGGTGCTGTGTGCGAAGCGGATGCAGAAATCGGCCCAGCTCGCGACGCTCGAACGCTCGAAGATCGGCGCCACCTCGACAGCACGCTCCTGCAGGTAGGGCTGCCACGCGGCCCCAGGGACATCGCGCAGGGTATGCACGGGCGCACCGGCCACGGTGCGCATCGAGATGATGGCCTTGTCCTGTGCGAGCAGTTCGTCCCAGAGCTCGTTGGAGGCGAAGCGCTGCAGCGGGTTGAGGTAGAAGATGTAGCCGTCGATCAGCCCGTCGAGGTGCCCGGCCCGCAGCGCGGCGAGGGGCGCCTCGGAGGTCCAGGGGAAGATCTCCAGGACGAAGCGACGCACGAGGCCCTCGTCCTTGATGCGCTGCAGATCGGCGAGGGTGGACCCGCCCGTGACCATGTCCTCCGCGAAGGCGCCGGCGCCGGTGAGCTGGCCGATGTCGATGGAGCTGATGCCCAGGGGTTCGATGTTCTCGGCGATCGTCGCCCGGACGTCGTCGGCCGTGCCGCCGCCGAGCTTCACGATGACGGGCGGGATCTTGCTGGGCTCGTCGGCCAACGCGGCTCCGAGGACCTCGAGGGCGTGGTCGTACTGGCGTGAGGTGTGGAGCCAGAGGCCGGCGTCGATCGCCGTGCGGGCCATGGCTGCCTGCTGCTCGCGGGGGACGTCGTCGTGCCCGAGCCGCGTGGTGCCGTAGATGTACGGGGGGAGGTCTGCCAGAGGTTTCATTGCCTCAGGCTACCGGAGCGGGAAATCCCTCCCCGGGTCCGCCCGGCCGGTGTGACAGAGTGGCAGGCATGCGCCACACGCCCCACTTCGTCCTGTCCGACGTCGGCGAGGTCAAGAGACTCGTCCGCGAGAATCCCTGGGCGACGATCGTGTCCTCACCGGCCGGCGGACTCGTGGCCTCGCACTACCCGGTGATGCTCGAGGAGACGTCCGACGACAGCATCAGCATCGTCAGTCATGTCGGTCGCCCCGACGAGCAGCTGCATGAACTCGGGAACCACGAGGTGCTGGTGATCATCCAGGGCCCGCACGGCTACATCTCACCCGGCTGGTACCCCGAGGACCAGATCATCCCGACGTGGAACCACGTCACCGCACACCTGTACGGGAAGCCGGAGATCCTCACCGACGAGGAGAACTTCCTGGTGCTCGGGACGCTGGTCGACCACTTCGAACACGTCATGCCGGAACCCTCCACGCTGACACTGGACCCCGACGGATCGCGCCGCGTCGCCCGGGGGACGGTGGGGATCCGCCTGCGCGTGACCCGGTTCGACGCGCGGCTCAAGCTCAGCCAGGACAAGGCTCCCGCCGTGGTGGAACGGATCGTGGACGAGCTCGAGCACGGCGAGCACTACGCGAACCCGGCCCTCGCCCGCGAGATGCGGCGGACAGGGCAAGGATGAACAGCTACGTGGGTGGCGTCCTTCTCCGCTCCGCGCGCCTGGTCGGGACCCCCGGTGAACCAGTGGACCTCCTCGTCGAGGACGGCATCATCACGGCCGCGGGCCAGGGCCTCGAGCCCGGCGCCGCCCGGACGGTGGATCTCGGCGGACGGTGGGTGTCACCGGGTCTCTGGGATTCGCACGTGCACATGGGCCAATGGGCGCTCATGCGTCAGCGCCTCGACCTGTCCTCGGCGACCAGTGCCGCCGGCGCCGCGGCACTGGTCGCCGGGCGCCTGCGCTCGACGCCACCGGCGGCCGGACAGCCCCTGATCGGCTACGGCTTCCAGGACGGACTGTGGCCGGACGCCCCGACACAGGAACCGCTCGACGCCGTCGGGGCCGACGTGCCCGTCGTGCTCGTCAGCAAGGACCTGCACGCGGCCTGGCTCAACACCAGGGCCCTCGCCCTCCACGGGCACGCCGACCACCCCACGGGGCTGCTGCGCGAGCAGGCCGCCTTCGACGTCAACGCCCGCATCAGCTCGGTACCCGACGAGCACCTCGACGGCTGGGTGGGGGAGGCGGTCGACGCCGCAGCCGCCCGTGGCGTCGTCGGCATCGTGGACCTCGAGATGACCCTCTCCCTCGACCGGTGGGCCCACCGTGTGGCCGGCGGCATCCGGGGCATGCGGGTCCGGGCCGGCGTGTACCCGCACGACCTCGACGCCGTCATCGCGAGAGGGCTGCGCACCGGGGACGTCATCGGGGGTACGGAGGGCCTGGTGACCATGGGCCCGTTCAAGATCATCACCGACGGTTCGCTGAACACCCGCACCGCGTACTGCCATGCGCCGTATCCCGGCCTCGACGATGCCCCTGAAGGCCGGGGGATCTGCACGGTCGACCGCGGCCGGCTCATCGACTACCTCCGCCGCGCGTCGACGGCGGGCCTGGTGCCGGCGGTCCACGCGATCGGGGACGCGGCGAACACCCTCGCGCTCGACGCGTTCGAGGAGGTGGGCTGCGGCGGAAGCATCGAGCACGCCCAGCTCGTCGACGAGGCCGACTTCGGACGCTTCGCGCGGCTCGGCATCACTGCCAGCGTCCAGCCGGAGCACGCGATGGATGATCGCGACGTCGCGGACCGTTACTGGCCGGGGCGCACACACCGGGCCTTCGCCTTCGGGAGCCTGGTCGAAGCGGGCGCGGAGGTCAGGCTCGGCTCGGACGCGCCGGTCGCACAGCTGGACCCGTGGGTGTCGATGGCCGCCGCCGTGTCCCGGGCACGGGACGGGCGGTCACCCTGGCACCCCGAGCAGCGCGTGCTGGCATCGGTGGCACTCGCTGCGTCCACCGACGGGCGCACGATGCTCCGGCCGGGATCCGTCGCGGATCTCGTGGTCACGGAACTGGACCCGCTCCGCGCCGACGACCACCAGCTGCGGAACTTCGCCGTGTCGGCGACCATGCTCGGGGGCCGGTGGACGCACTCCACCCTCGACGAGGACGCAACCGTCCAGGGCTAGCTGTCGGGGTCCGGGGGACGTCCCGGGTGCGGCAAGATGGAAGGCATGGACCGGGCCGCCGAGATCTCCGCTTTCCTGCGCTCGCGACGCGCACGGCTTTCACCGACCGAGCTCGGAGCGCCGTTCGACGGCAGGGTGCGGCGCGTGCCCGGGCTCCGGCGCGAGGAAGTGGCCCGGCTCGCCGGCATGAGCCCCGACTACTACACGCGGATCGAGCAGGGCCGCGGTGGCGCGGTGTCGCTGGAGATCATCGACTCCATCGCCCTGGCCCTCCGCCTCGACACGGTGGAACGGAACCACCTGCTGAACCTCTGCGGCACTCCGCTGCCGCACCACACGCCCGGCCTGGAGCCCCAGCGCGTGCGCCCCGGGTTGTACGACCTGCTCGCCGTCATGGAATCGGTACCCGCGATCATCCTCGGACGCCGCACCGACGTGCTGGCCAGCAACCGCCTGGCGAGGGCCCTGATGACCGACTTCGAGGCGCTTCCGGCTCCGCACCGCAACTACGCCCGCTTCATCCTGCTCGATCCGAAGGCCCGTGAGCTCTACCGGGACTGGGAGCAGGTGGGCGAGCAGACCACCGCGATGCTGCACCTCGACGTCGGACGCTTCCCGGAGGACCGCCAGCTGGCCGAACTCATCGCCGATCTGCGGGCGGGTTGTCCTGAGTTCACCCGGTTCTGGGAGGACCAGAACGTCCACGAGAAGGACCAGGGCGAGATCCGGTTCACCCACCCGGTCGGCGGGGAGTTCGTGCTGCACTACCAGACCCTCCTGGTCCCGGGAGAAGCGGACCAGAGCGTCTGCACCTACTACGGGGCTCCGGGATCCAGCAGCGAAGCCGCGCTCGCGAGGCTCGCCGGGTTGACGACGTCGTCCCCTGCCTCCGCCTGATCCTGCCGCCGCCGTGGCGCGTGCCACATCTCAGGCTAGCCCTGCGCAAACTAGGTCCAGCGGGGTAGGTCTTGGGCGGTTGGGTGCTCCGGGGGAGTGATGGACTGAAGTCTGTACCAACCCCCACAGGCAGGAGCGCCACCCGTGACGAGAGCATCGGATGCACTGTCGGTTGCAGCCAGTCTGAGCCTGATCCAGGACGAAATCGCCGGAGCAGCCGGCAGCCTGCAGGAGGACCAGCTCGCAGCGCTCGTGGCCGAGATCCAGCAGGCCCGGAGCGTCTTCGTCACCGGTGGAGGCCGTAGCGGCCTCGCCCTGCGCATGCACGCCATGCGCCTCATGCACCTCGGACTCACGGTGCACGTGGTGGGCGAGACGACGACGCCGGCCATCGGCTCCGGCGATCTCCTGATCGTCGCCTCCGGCTCCGGGACCACCGCCGGCGCAGTCGCTGCAGCAGAGACCGCGGTCTCCGTGGATGCCCGGGTGGCGGCCCTGACCACCGACGGAGAGTCGACGCTCGCCGGACTGGCTCACCGCGTGGTGGTCATCCCCGCCGCGCAGAAGACGGACCACGGCGGCACGGCGTCCAGCCAGTACTCGGGCAGCCTCTTCGAGCAGGCACTGCTCCTGGTGCTCGACGCCACGTTCCACACCCTCTGGAAGGCCGACGGCACCCCCGCCGAAGACCTCTGGCCCCGGCACGCCAACCTCGAATAGCGCGCCACCCCTGATCCCCCCCCAGCCAGCAAAGGAAACATCATGAAACTGCAACTCGCCATGGACGTACTGACCGTCGAAGACGCCCTCGAGCTCTCCGGGAAGGTCGCCGAGTACGTCGACATCATCGAACTGGGCACCCCCCTGGTCAAGAACGCCGGACTCTCCGCCGTCACGGCCGTCAAGGAAGCCCACCCGGACAAGATCGTCTTCGCGGATCTGAAGACCATGGACGCCGGCGAGCTCGAGGCCGACATCGCTTTCAAGGCCGGAGCCGACCTCGTGACCGTGCTCGGTGTCGCCGATGACTCGACCATCGCCGGAGCCATCAAGGCCGGCAAGGCCCACGGCAAGGGCGTGGTCGTGGACCTCATCGGCGTCGACGACAAGGCAGCCCGCGCCAAGGAGGTCACCGACCTCGGTGCGCAGTTTGTCGAGTTCCACGCCGGACTCGACGAGCAGGCCCAGGACGGTTACGACCTCAACACCCTGCTGACCGCAGGCAAGGAAGCCGGCGTCGCCTTCTCCGTCGCCGGAGGCGTGAAGCTCGCCACCCTTAAGGACGTCCAGGCCTCGGGTGCCGATGTCGCCGTCATCG is a window encoding:
- the hxlB gene encoding 6-phospho-3-hexuloisomerase — translated: MTRASDALSVAASLSLIQDEIAGAAGSLQEDQLAALVAEIQQARSVFVTGGGRSGLALRMHAMRLMHLGLTVHVVGETTTPAIGSGDLLIVASGSGTTAGAVAAAETAVSVDARVAALTTDGESTLAGLAHRVVVIPAAQKTDHGGTASSQYSGSLFEQALLLVLDATFHTLWKADGTPAEDLWPRHANLE
- a CDS encoding GmrSD restriction endonuclease domain-containing protein; amino-acid sequence: MAPWSAPFLAGAAAIALLAGCATTPASDSAAVAEPAVQASQSSTATESATPSATPSPTASATPSDVAPLDSETVPDVTGTPRAPSDQPAFDTTALALLETLPVKGRAPKTGYDREQFGQAWADVDRNGCDTRNDMLNRDLTDIVHANSVSCKVQSGLLDDPYTGTEIPFLRGQATSSDVQIDHVVALSDAWQKGAQQLTAEQRLAFANDPLNLQSTDGPTNQQKSDGDAATWLPPNKGYRCEYVARQISVKATYTLWVTQAEHDAMASILSNCNGILAPTNQMAPSVAAPVEPVEEAAPVVEPVAPAPAPVVPEPVAPPVVEPAPVAPAPAPVAPAPVAPYPNCDAVRAAGAAPIYAGSPGFQSKLDRDGDGVACE
- a CDS encoding phosphoribosyltransferase; protein product: MPRKESRTFVDRTDTGRRLGHRLAGLRGQDVVVLGLPRGGVPVAFEVAKILGAPLDVIVVRKLGVPFRPEVAMGAVGEGGTRILDAHVLSQAHVTEEDLRTVETNERALLEERRTRYRHGRPRTDVDGRIVVVVDDGMATGSTARAACQVAKQLGAARVILAVPVAPASTVASFTEADAIVSLVAPRRFEAVSCYYNDFSTTEDDEVVKLLDAAARSRRGVDGGCPGPRQRQ
- a CDS encoding helix-turn-helix transcriptional regulator, which codes for MDRAAEISAFLRSRRARLSPTELGAPFDGRVRRVPGLRREEVARLAGMSPDYYTRIEQGRGGAVSLEIIDSIALALRLDTVERNHLLNLCGTPLPHHTPGLEPQRVRPGLYDLLAVMESVPAIILGRRTDVLASNRLARALMTDFEALPAPHRNYARFILLDPKARELYRDWEQVGEQTTAMLHLDVGRFPEDRQLAELIADLRAGCPEFTRFWEDQNVHEKDQGEIRFTHPVGGEFVLHYQTLLVPGEADQSVCTYYGAPGSSSEAALARLAGLTTSSPASA
- a CDS encoding amidohydrolase, which gives rise to MNSYVGGVLLRSARLVGTPGEPVDLLVEDGIITAAGQGLEPGAARTVDLGGRWVSPGLWDSHVHMGQWALMRQRLDLSSATSAAGAAALVAGRLRSTPPAAGQPLIGYGFQDGLWPDAPTQEPLDAVGADVPVVLVSKDLHAAWLNTRALALHGHADHPTGLLREQAAFDVNARISSVPDEHLDGWVGEAVDAAAARGVVGIVDLEMTLSLDRWAHRVAGGIRGMRVRAGVYPHDLDAVIARGLRTGDVIGGTEGLVTMGPFKIITDGSLNTRTAYCHAPYPGLDDAPEGRGICTVDRGRLIDYLRRASTAGLVPAVHAIGDAANTLALDAFEEVGCGGSIEHAQLVDEADFGRFARLGITASVQPEHAMDDRDVADRYWPGRTHRAFAFGSLVEAGAEVRLGSDAPVAQLDPWVSMAAAVSRARDGRSPWHPEQRVLASVALAASTDGRTMLRPGSVADLVVTELDPLRADDHQLRNFAVSATMLGGRWTHSTLDEDATVQG
- a CDS encoding hemerythrin domain-containing protein is translated as MTDFFTMRPGETAAPVPSGPVLCTGSASMRRIHRFFLWAYDEAPDLVRSVAPGDTARAAYVGEVLGNFDKVLHVHHEGEDLLMYPRLAERAPGCALHIEQMLGQHRQVTQRLESIEPVRLGWMETADASMRADLADRYEELSTVLQVHLRREVTEVMPAVDRVMTEKEGQEIGKHGVETFDKKFLVGYLGMVLATNPPGEREEFFKAIPPPVRLAYRLVGRRLYRRQYAMLFPGRPVPDTL
- a CDS encoding aldo/keto reductase → MKPLADLPPYIYGTTRLGHDDVPREQQAAMARTAIDAGLWLHTSRQYDHALEVLGAALADEPSKIPPVIVKLGGGTADDVRATIAENIEPLGISSIDIGQLTGAGAFAEDMVTGGSTLADLQRIKDEGLVRRFVLEIFPWTSEAPLAALRAGHLDGLIDGYIFYLNPLQRFASNELWDELLAQDKAIISMRTVAGAPVHTLRDVPGAAWQPYLQERAVEVAPIFERSSVASWADFCIRFAHSTPQVVSTVGSTSREENLKELLSFSQDITPLPQDIVDELFALQRRWSDETDIHAEPWSM
- a CDS encoding FMN-binding negative transcriptional regulator gives rise to the protein MRHTPHFVLSDVGEVKRLVRENPWATIVSSPAGGLVASHYPVMLEETSDDSISIVSHVGRPDEQLHELGNHEVLVIIQGPHGYISPGWYPEDQIIPTWNHVTAHLYGKPEILTDEENFLVLGTLVDHFEHVMPEPSTLTLDPDGSRRVARGTVGIRLRVTRFDARLKLSQDKAPAVVERIVDELEHGEHYANPALAREMRRTGQG
- the hxlA gene encoding 3-hexulose-6-phosphate synthase, which translates into the protein MKLQLAMDVLTVEDALELSGKVAEYVDIIELGTPLVKNAGLSAVTAVKEAHPDKIVFADLKTMDAGELEADIAFKAGADLVTVLGVADDSTIAGAIKAGKAHGKGVVVDLIGVDDKAARAKEVTDLGAQFVEFHAGLDEQAQDGYDLNTLLTAGKEAGVAFSVAGGVKLATLKDVQASGADVAVIGGGIYSADDPAQAAKELRAAIS